From the genome of Triticum aestivum cultivar Chinese Spring chromosome 3B, IWGSC CS RefSeq v2.1, whole genome shotgun sequence, one region includes:
- the LOC123072543 gene encoding probable NADPH:quinone oxidoreductase 1, whose amino-acid sequence MEVAAAKPILRVAAVCGSLRRASYNRGLLRAAAEVCEESVPGMRVEHVDISALPLLNTDLETPDGGFPPAVKAFRDRIAGADCFLFGSPEYNYSIATPLKNALDWASRGKNCWADKPAAIVSAGGGFGGGRSQYHLRQVGVFLDLHFINKPELFVQAFQQPPKFDSDGNLIDAEIRERIKQVLLSLQAFTLRVQKKD is encoded by the exons atgGAGGTCGCCGCGGCGAAGCCCATCCTCCGCGTGGCCGCCGTCTGCGGCTCCCTCCGCAGGGCCTCCTACAACCGCGGCCTCCTCCGCGCCG cggcggaggtgtgcgaggAGTCGGTCCCGGGGATGCGCGTGGAGCACGTGGACATCTCCGCGCTGCCGCTGCTCAACACCGACCTCGAGACGCCCGACGGGGGCTTCCCGCCCGCCGTCAAGGCCTTCCGCGACCGCATCGCCGGCGCCGACTGCTTCCTCTTCGGCTCGCCCGAGTACAACTACTCCATCGCGA CCCCTCTGAAGAATGCACTTGACTGGGCTTCTAGAGGAAAGAATTGCTGGGCAGACAAACCTGCTGCGATTGTCAGCGCGGGAGGTGGCTTTGGAGGAGGTAGATCACAGTACCATCTCCGGCAGGTCGGGGTGTTCTTAGATCTTCATTTCATCAACAAGCCAGAGCTGTTCGTCCAAGCATTTCAGCAGCCACCCAAGTTTGACAGTGATGGAAATCTGATTGATGCTGAGATCAGAGAGCGGATCAAGCAAGTGCTCTTGTCCCTCCAGGCCTTCACACTCAGGGTCCAGAAGAAGGATTGA